The following proteins are encoded in a genomic region of Sorangiineae bacterium MSr12523:
- a CDS encoding DcaP family trimeric outer membrane transporter, with the protein MPRWTPAPWAMAIMASAFFSCFSAVAFAEDEPGTFRIPGTTTTLTLSGYAQLDVAYDFKSRNPYVEADDYAIIAARIPLNASYEARKKSGQLYLTARTSRIGLSSLTTTRWVDIGARVEADFWSGNLLSSQEFSNSVLARLRHAYGTLSGKYGMLLVGQTWSTFMDLNAAAQTVDFNGPGSGPGLRMPMVRYTIPLPANFTLALAAENAPGTDQNGITDGPGTKTPYTRKVQRIPDLVAHLETGGKWGSISAGGVTTHYDNMDSPTGGASYSKQGWGASLSTALNVFGDTFRVSVTGGRGLGRYMFAAGSAQGVTDTGDRFVLWDAIGYHANYTHVWNTQFRSNVVWSQTFFGNNGASSPERPYAPTFSTETMDIVDPEVNKQLVELYVNTFWTLNRQVEFGLEYTFGQRHTFGNDEVSGPCVPGILCPAEVGTMHRVTSTARFNLF; encoded by the coding sequence ATGCCCCGATGGACTCCGGCTCCATGGGCGATGGCCATCATGGCATCGGCCTTTTTCTCTTGTTTCAGCGCAGTCGCGTTCGCTGAAGACGAGCCGGGGACATTTCGCATTCCGGGGACGACGACCACACTCACGCTCAGCGGATATGCCCAACTCGACGTGGCGTATGACTTCAAATCGCGCAATCCGTATGTCGAGGCTGACGATTACGCCATCATCGCGGCACGTATCCCGCTGAACGCGAGCTACGAAGCTCGAAAAAAGTCGGGCCAGCTTTATTTGACGGCACGCACGAGCCGGATCGGGCTCTCGTCGCTGACCACGACACGTTGGGTCGACATCGGCGCGCGCGTCGAGGCCGATTTCTGGAGCGGCAATCTCCTGTCGAGCCAGGAATTCTCCAACTCGGTGCTCGCGCGTTTGCGGCACGCGTACGGCACGTTGAGCGGAAAGTACGGCATGCTGCTCGTCGGGCAAACGTGGTCCACTTTCATGGATCTCAACGCCGCCGCGCAGACCGTCGACTTCAATGGTCCCGGATCGGGGCCCGGCCTTCGCATGCCGATGGTGCGCTACACGATACCGCTACCCGCAAATTTCACTTTGGCGCTGGCCGCGGAGAATGCTCCGGGCACGGATCAAAACGGCATTACCGACGGCCCGGGTACGAAAACGCCGTACACGCGCAAGGTGCAACGGATCCCCGATCTGGTGGCGCACCTGGAGACGGGGGGCAAGTGGGGCTCGATCTCCGCCGGCGGCGTGACGACCCATTATGACAACATGGATAGCCCCACCGGCGGTGCCTCGTATTCGAAACAGGGTTGGGGCGCGAGCCTCTCCACGGCGTTGAACGTCTTCGGGGACACCTTTCGCGTGAGCGTTACCGGCGGACGCGGCCTCGGGCGCTACATGTTTGCGGCCGGCTCCGCACAGGGCGTGACGGATACGGGCGATCGCTTCGTGCTCTGGGATGCCATTGGGTATCATGCAAATTACACGCACGTGTGGAATACCCAGTTTCGTTCCAACGTGGTTTGGAGCCAAACCTTCTTCGGCAACAATGGCGCGAGCTCGCCGGAGCGCCCGTACGCCCCCACCTTCAGCACGGAGACGATGGATATCGTCGATCCCGAGGTCAACAAGCAGCTCGTCGAGTTGTACGTGAATACGTTCTGGACGTTGAACCGCCAAGTCGAGTTCGGGTTGGAGTACACCTTCGGTCAGCGCCACACCTTCGGCAACGACGAGGTGAGCGGCCCCTGCGTGCCGGGCATTCTATGCCCCGCGGAGGTGGGAACGATGCACCGGGTGACGAGCACCGCGCGGTTCAATCTGTTTTAG
- a CDS encoding DUF58 domain-containing protein, with amino-acid sequence MIPRELLAALRTIEIHTARLANENLSGTYTSSFKGQGLAFREVRPYQMGDDVRSIDWNVSARMSETFVKVFVEEREMTVMLVVDLSPSERFGTQRAPKTRVASEVAALLAFSAIRNNDRVGMILSTSQVERIVPPKKGEKHVMRVVREILGFEPRSAGVVAARAPDAPPPLGAQTDLKTALEALVGVARRRSIAFVVSDFFAQGYERALAVAARKHDVIPVVLVDPRDMELPDVGLATFEDLESGESVLVDTSDPYVRASYADAMKKLALARSQAFLKLGVDTVEIRTGGSFVKPLRDLFARRARRMRTR; translated from the coding sequence ATGATTCCCCGAGAGCTCCTCGCCGCGCTGCGCACCATCGAGATTCACACAGCGCGGCTCGCCAACGAGAACCTTTCCGGTACGTACACGTCGAGCTTCAAAGGCCAGGGCCTCGCCTTCCGCGAGGTCCGCCCGTACCAAATGGGCGACGACGTGCGCTCGATCGACTGGAACGTGTCGGCGCGCATGAGCGAGACCTTCGTGAAGGTCTTCGTCGAAGAGCGCGAGATGACCGTGATGCTCGTGGTCGACCTTTCACCGAGCGAACGCTTCGGCACGCAGCGCGCGCCGAAGACGCGCGTCGCCTCCGAGGTGGCCGCCCTTTTGGCCTTCAGCGCGATCCGCAACAACGACCGCGTGGGCATGATCCTCTCGACGAGCCAAGTCGAGCGCATCGTGCCGCCCAAAAAGGGCGAAAAGCACGTCATGCGCGTGGTCCGCGAGATCCTCGGCTTCGAGCCCCGCTCCGCCGGTGTCGTGGCCGCCCGCGCACCGGATGCCCCGCCGCCCCTCGGTGCACAAACCGATTTGAAAACGGCCCTCGAGGCGCTGGTTGGTGTGGCGCGGCGGCGCAGCATCGCCTTCGTGGTGAGCGACTTCTTTGCGCAAGGCTACGAGCGGGCACTGGCCGTGGCGGCGCGCAAGCACGACGTGATTCCGGTGGTGCTGGTGGACCCGCGCGACATGGAGCTGCCCGACGTGGGGCTGGCCACCTTCGAAGACTTGGAAAGCGGGGAGTCCGTGCTGGTGGATACATCCGATCCGTACGTGCGGGCGTCGTACGCGGATGCGATGAAAAAGCTGGCGCTGGCGCGAAGCCAGGCCTTCCTGAAGCTGGGCGTGGACACCGTGGAGATCCGCACGGGGGGCTCGTTCGTCAAACCATTGCGCGACCTCTTCGCACGCCGCGCACGGAGGATGCGAACGCGATGA
- a CDS encoding YncE family protein — MGRRPLFLFSGLASVVVAASLLGAGCDEKQDELPTTLGLPQGINYDALYVLNGAGDSITIIDTEKEYINPSRIHLRNASFPHYLTLSKDRQQLLLTADGVGTAPPPDGGAPDARPDAKVDAGFDAGFDAGEEPIDAGEDAGEQEAGTPFTLARASSRVLADTPSPKKGALLLLKATTGVTIKGRFTDAPLFNAIFSPDEDDIWATSMTSPGNALLITPTTLADRLKVEVENQPGRITISKNGRYAFVVNSGSNSVTVIDAASKVVRATLKNGSGAGVWQGENDLAYIDDAEKGTLTSVQTTNLGIRRTFELGFQVGTVVPGPDGFLWITDPKGGRVVLYQTDTDVKVWEIATGRGAYGIAFSDDGKWGYVSNTEDNTVSIIDVKGRRVHRRLLGISSPNWIVFRKKDNAPQLPTDGGKK, encoded by the coding sequence ATGGGACGGCGTCCGCTTTTTCTCTTTTCCGGTCTTGCCTCGGTGGTCGTTGCAGCCAGCCTGCTCGGAGCAGGATGCGACGAAAAGCAAGATGAGCTGCCGACCACCCTGGGCCTGCCCCAGGGCATCAACTACGACGCGCTCTACGTACTGAACGGCGCGGGCGACAGCATCACCATCATCGACACCGAGAAGGAGTACATCAATCCTTCGCGGATCCACCTTCGCAACGCGTCGTTCCCGCACTACCTCACGCTCAGCAAGGATCGGCAGCAGCTCCTGCTCACGGCCGACGGCGTCGGCACGGCCCCGCCGCCGGATGGAGGGGCGCCCGATGCGCGCCCCGATGCCAAGGTGGACGCCGGGTTCGATGCAGGCTTCGACGCCGGAGAAGAGCCCATCGACGCGGGAGAAGACGCCGGAGAGCAAGAAGCCGGCACGCCATTCACGCTGGCCCGGGCAAGCTCTCGCGTCCTGGCAGATACCCCGAGCCCGAAGAAGGGTGCACTCCTTCTCTTGAAGGCCACCACTGGGGTGACCATCAAAGGCCGCTTCACCGATGCGCCGCTCTTCAATGCGATCTTCTCGCCGGACGAGGACGACATCTGGGCCACCTCGATGACCTCCCCGGGGAATGCGCTTTTGATCACGCCGACCACCTTGGCCGATCGCCTCAAGGTGGAGGTGGAGAACCAGCCGGGGCGCATCACCATTTCCAAGAACGGGCGCTACGCCTTCGTGGTGAACTCCGGATCCAACTCGGTCACGGTCATCGATGCGGCGAGCAAGGTCGTGCGGGCCACCCTGAAGAACGGCTCCGGCGCGGGCGTCTGGCAGGGCGAGAACGATCTCGCCTACATCGATGATGCCGAGAAGGGCACACTGACCTCCGTCCAGACGACGAACCTCGGCATCCGCCGCACGTTTGAGCTCGGTTTTCAGGTCGGCACGGTGGTACCCGGACCGGACGGTTTCCTCTGGATCACGGACCCCAAGGGCGGCCGCGTCGTTCTGTATCAAACCGACACCGACGTGAAGGTCTGGGAAATCGCCACGGGCCGCGGCGCCTACGGCATTGCCTTCTCGGACGACGGCAAGTGGGGCTACGTCTCCAACACCGAAGACAACACCGTCTCCATCATCGACGTGAAAGGCCGCCGCGTACATCGGCGCCTGCTCGGCATTTCCAGCCCCAACTGGATCGTCTTCCGCAAAAAAGACAACGCCCCGCAGCTCCCCACCGACGGCGGCAAGAAGTAG
- a CDS encoding zinc-binding dehydrogenase — protein MKTEAMVIRETGGPEVLKRETIEIAEPGPRQVLVRVKAVALNHIDVWVRRGLPHVKYDFPHRFGSDIAGEVEALGPGATGCTVGQKVVISPGVSCGVCAKCLAGRDNLCQKYNILGETTQGGYAQHVVVPDANILPYPGDLPFTDAAAIPLAFLTAWQMVVECAQVAPGDTVLVQAAGSGVSTAAIQIAKLYGARVIGTAGSDEKLERARALGMDIGINYSTTDFVPEVRKITEKRGVDAVIEHVGGDVFVKSILATRWGGCVVTCGATMGHSPTIDLRHIFFRQVRVLGSTMGSKGVLQRIMPFFSQGKLRPVVDRVLPLWSAVEAHRVLEERKAFGKVVLAVD, from the coding sequence ATGAAAACCGAAGCCATGGTCATTCGGGAAACCGGCGGGCCCGAGGTCCTGAAACGCGAAACCATCGAGATCGCGGAGCCGGGGCCCCGGCAGGTGCTCGTGCGCGTGAAGGCGGTGGCGCTGAACCACATCGACGTGTGGGTGCGGCGCGGGTTGCCCCATGTGAAATACGACTTTCCGCACAGGTTCGGTTCGGACATCGCGGGCGAGGTCGAGGCGCTCGGCCCGGGCGCAACGGGATGCACGGTGGGTCAGAAGGTGGTGATCTCGCCCGGGGTCTCGTGCGGCGTGTGCGCGAAGTGCCTCGCGGGCAGGGACAACCTTTGCCAGAAGTACAACATCCTCGGCGAGACGACCCAGGGCGGATATGCGCAACACGTCGTCGTGCCCGACGCCAACATCCTGCCCTACCCTGGGGATCTGCCTTTCACCGACGCCGCGGCCATTCCGCTGGCCTTTCTCACGGCATGGCAGATGGTCGTCGAATGCGCCCAGGTCGCCCCGGGCGATACGGTGCTGGTCCAGGCCGCGGGAAGCGGTGTCTCGACCGCCGCGATTCAAATTGCGAAGCTATACGGCGCGCGCGTGATCGGTACCGCGGGCAGCGACGAAAAGCTCGAACGGGCGCGTGCGCTGGGCATGGACATCGGCATCAACTACTCGACCACCGACTTCGTGCCGGAAGTGAGAAAGATCACCGAGAAGCGCGGCGTCGATGCGGTCATCGAGCACGTCGGCGGCGATGTCTTCGTCAAAAGCATCCTCGCCACCCGGTGGGGTGGATGCGTCGTCACGTGTGGTGCGACCATGGGGCATTCGCCCACCATCGACCTGCGGCACATTTTCTTCCGCCAGGTGCGCGTTCTGGGGTCGACCATGGGCTCGAAGGGGGTGCTTCAACGCATCATGCCTTTCTTTTCTCAGGGTAAATTGCGCCCCGTGGTCGACCGCGTCCTGCCTTTGTGGAGCGCGGTCGAGGCCCACCGTGTGCTCGAAGAACGAAAGGCGTTCGGCAAAGTCGTCTTGGCGGTGGATTGA
- a CDS encoding VWA domain-containing protein codes for MNARRILRGVLIVLGMALAIVLGLVYPAIARGEAWHIAQWSSPWWLLALLVVPLVVWRMTLGADHRVPRLAMPTIAPLALGPRGLRTRLRDVPGALRGAALVLGILALARPQNVLRGESAEELGIDIVIVLDLSGSMRAVMDQPSPAPRGPQAQNNRRPTRLDVAKEVIMDFIAKRKTDRIGVVVFGPMAYVLSPPTLDYPLLTSLVQKMELSVISGDGTAIGDALGTGVARLRQSNARSKAVILLTDGDSNAGSISPEYAAHLAQTQGVKVFTVQIGNGDEVDVLEGTDLFGQPRYVRAHFPVNPELLKKIAGDTGGEAFVANDKVALEKSMHTILDRLEKTRFEALSATMEDLFPFLLFPAVGLIALEALVRLLLVRRFP; via the coding sequence GTGAACGCGAGACGCATTCTTCGCGGTGTGCTGATCGTGCTCGGCATGGCGCTCGCCATCGTGCTCGGCCTGGTGTACCCCGCCATCGCACGCGGTGAGGCGTGGCACATCGCGCAGTGGTCCTCGCCGTGGTGGCTCTTGGCGCTGCTCGTGGTGCCGCTGGTGGTGTGGCGCATGACCCTCGGTGCGGATCATCGCGTACCGCGGCTCGCCATGCCGACCATCGCGCCCCTGGCGCTGGGCCCGCGCGGTCTGCGCACGCGGCTGCGCGACGTCCCCGGTGCCCTGCGCGGAGCGGCGCTGGTGCTGGGCATCCTCGCGCTGGCGCGGCCGCAGAACGTGTTGCGCGGCGAGAGCGCCGAGGAGCTCGGAATCGACATCGTCATCGTGCTGGACCTCTCCGGGTCGATGCGCGCGGTGATGGATCAACCCTCGCCCGCACCCCGTGGTCCGCAAGCGCAGAACAACCGCCGGCCCACCCGCCTCGACGTCGCGAAGGAAGTCATCATGGACTTCATCGCGAAGCGAAAGACGGACCGCATCGGCGTGGTGGTCTTCGGCCCCATGGCCTACGTCCTCTCGCCGCCGACGCTGGATTATCCGCTGCTCACGTCGCTCGTGCAAAAGATGGAGCTGAGCGTCATCAGCGGCGACGGCACGGCCATCGGTGATGCGCTGGGCACCGGCGTGGCACGACTTCGCCAGAGCAATGCGCGCTCGAAGGCCGTCATCCTCCTCACCGACGGTGACTCCAACGCGGGCAGCATCTCACCGGAATACGCCGCACACCTGGCGCAGACCCAGGGCGTCAAAGTCTTCACCGTGCAGATCGGCAACGGCGACGAGGTCGACGTGCTCGAGGGAACGGATCTCTTCGGGCAGCCGCGTTACGTGCGCGCGCACTTCCCGGTGAATCCCGAGCTGCTCAAGAAGATCGCGGGTGACACCGGCGGCGAGGCCTTCGTGGCCAACGACAAGGTCGCGCTCGAGAAGAGCATGCACACCATCCTGGATCGCCTGGAGAAGACGCGCTTCGAAGCGCTCTCCGCGACCATGGAGGATCTGTTCCCGTTCCTTCTGTTCCCCGCGGTCGGACTCATCGCGCTGGAAGCGTTGGTGCGTCTGCTGCTGGTGCGGAGGTTTCCGTGA
- a CDS encoding MoxR family ATPase has product MHDVRALNELVAKESAFVDRVTTEVGKVIVGQSYMIERILIGLLTGGHVLLEGVPGLAKTLTVRTLCDVIAAKFARIQFTPDLLPADVIGTVIYNQQKGDFTSKLGPVFANLVLADEINRAPAKVQSALLEAMQERQVTIGDKTYPLPQPFIVMATQNPIEQEGTYPLPEAQVDRFMLMIKVGYPSREDERKIMDRMTALEPVKAEPIVHPADLLNAKQIIGQVYVDDKVKDYIVEVVFATREPARHGLKDLAPLIEFGASPRASIALNLAARAHAFLRHRGYVTPEDVKAVGPDVLRHRLVLTYEADAEEVTAEQIVRRVFEVVEVP; this is encoded by the coding sequence ATGCACGATGTCCGCGCTCTAAACGAGCTCGTTGCCAAAGAAAGCGCATTCGTCGACCGAGTCACCACCGAGGTAGGAAAGGTCATCGTAGGCCAGTCCTACATGATCGAGCGCATCCTCATCGGATTGCTCACGGGCGGCCACGTTCTGCTCGAGGGCGTGCCCGGTCTCGCCAAGACGCTCACGGTCCGCACGCTATGCGACGTCATCGCCGCGAAGTTCGCGCGCATCCAATTCACGCCGGACCTGCTGCCGGCGGACGTCATCGGTACCGTCATCTACAACCAGCAAAAGGGCGACTTCACCTCGAAGCTCGGGCCGGTGTTCGCCAACCTGGTGCTCGCCGACGAGATCAACCGCGCCCCGGCCAAGGTGCAGAGCGCGCTGCTCGAGGCGATGCAAGAGCGCCAGGTGACCATCGGCGACAAGACGTACCCGCTGCCGCAGCCCTTCATCGTCATGGCCACGCAGAACCCCATCGAGCAGGAGGGAACGTACCCGCTGCCCGAGGCGCAGGTCGACCGCTTCATGCTCATGATCAAGGTGGGCTACCCGTCGCGGGAGGACGAGCGCAAGATCATGGATCGCATGACCGCGCTCGAGCCGGTCAAGGCCGAGCCCATCGTGCACCCGGCGGATCTGCTCAATGCGAAGCAGATCATCGGCCAGGTGTACGTCGACGACAAAGTGAAAGACTACATCGTCGAGGTGGTCTTCGCGACGCGCGAGCCCGCGCGACACGGCCTGAAAGATCTCGCGCCGCTCATCGAGTTCGGCGCCTCACCCCGCGCGTCCATCGCGCTGAACTTGGCGGCGAGGGCGCACGCGTTTTTGCGGCACCGCGGCTACGTCACGCCGGAGGACGTCAAGGCGGTGGGGCCGGACGTGCTGCGCCATCGCCTGGTGCTCACCTACGAGGCCGACGCGGAAGAGGTCACTGCCGAGCAGATCGTTCGCCGCGTCTTCGAGGTGGTGGAAGTTCCCTGA
- a CDS encoding VWA domain-containing protein has product MRFAYDLLHFPGILIAIGCALFVVAFAASLLLASLARVRAEKRFGDPSLVAKLATFDAAGRRAAKGVMLVLALALAFGALSRPQSAGQRVLPATNLDVVVVLDYSKSMYARDILPSRIARAKAEVSELIRKLKGARFGAVAFAGEPMNFPLTSDGAAIAQFFRQLEPNDMPVGGTAIAKALEKARDTLASDPKSKDHVRVIVLITDGEDLEGDPLNVAREAAKEGTRIDVVQIGGRAPEVIPEVVDGKVTGIRRDAAGKPLTTELSAEGEAQLAGIAKETNGNIVRSDKGETGIDTIAAGLSRMMKEELSEKIQIVGEEQYAWPLALALLLLILEALIPEAPRQKVAVLKGAPALATGSRKGANRARA; this is encoded by the coding sequence GTGAGATTCGCGTACGACCTTCTGCATTTTCCCGGGATTCTCATCGCCATCGGCTGCGCGCTGTTCGTGGTGGCGTTCGCGGCGTCGCTGCTGCTCGCGTCCCTTGCGCGGGTGCGGGCGGAGAAGCGCTTCGGCGATCCGAGCCTCGTGGCCAAGCTGGCCACGTTCGATGCCGCCGGCCGGCGCGCGGCCAAGGGCGTGATGCTCGTCTTGGCGCTGGCCCTCGCGTTTGGCGCGCTCTCGCGGCCGCAGTCGGCGGGGCAGCGCGTGCTGCCGGCGACGAACCTCGATGTGGTGGTGGTGCTCGACTACTCGAAGAGCATGTACGCGCGCGACATTTTGCCGAGCCGCATCGCACGCGCCAAGGCCGAGGTGAGCGAGTTGATTCGCAAGCTCAAAGGCGCGCGCTTCGGCGCAGTCGCCTTCGCGGGCGAGCCGATGAACTTTCCGCTGACCAGCGACGGCGCGGCCATCGCGCAATTTTTCCGGCAGCTCGAGCCGAACGACATGCCCGTCGGCGGCACGGCCATCGCGAAGGCCCTGGAAAAGGCCCGCGATACCTTGGCGAGCGATCCCAAGTCGAAGGATCACGTGCGGGTCATCGTCCTCATCACCGACGGCGAGGATCTGGAAGGCGATCCGCTGAACGTCGCCCGCGAGGCCGCCAAGGAGGGCACGCGCATCGACGTGGTGCAGATCGGCGGACGCGCACCGGAGGTGATCCCCGAGGTGGTGGACGGCAAGGTCACCGGCATCCGTCGCGACGCGGCGGGCAAGCCGCTGACGACCGAATTGAGCGCCGAGGGCGAGGCCCAACTCGCCGGCATCGCCAAGGAGACGAACGGCAACATCGTGCGCTCGGACAAGGGTGAAACCGGCATCGACACGATTGCCGCGGGCCTGTCGCGCATGATGAAGGAGGAGCTCTCCGAGAAGATTCAAATCGTGGGCGAGGAGCAGTACGCGTGGCCGCTGGCGTTGGCGTTGCTCCTGCTGATTTTGGAGGCGCTTATCCCGGAGGCGCCACGGCAGAAGGTCGCCGTGCTCAAAGGCGCACCGGCCCTGGCCACGGGTAGCAGGAAGGGGGCGAACCGTGCGCGCGCATAG
- a CDS encoding tetratricopeptide repeat protein, translating to MRAHRAIFLALAGASFVVACSWDPRKPFEREAPAVREAISSLDAGDASAAASTLQEYLSTGECEQGNIGTPTFLKQRPNGTFDLGLSLFRIGEAFGGRFGDEEADGGKPSPQRDAQIDCALRIVRAIAEDETTPIDLRARARYLEGNLLFLGGRYEGAVTAYNQALTLAPGQVDAGDPVGRDAAWNRAIALRRIEDKKDSGPPDGGGDSGDSNDDGGKNPPDSGNPPDSGPPDGGGDGGKDGGGDSGNPNQGNDGGGGDSGSPDASPNPPPQSPDAGAPPPPTNADQDDRILDQLEKAPTVQQEAAKKIPHRARMRGGMEDK from the coding sequence GTGCGCGCGCATAGGGCCATTTTTCTCGCGCTGGCCGGGGCGTCGTTCGTCGTAGCCTGTTCGTGGGATCCGCGAAAGCCGTTCGAACGCGAGGCACCGGCCGTGCGCGAGGCGATTTCCTCGCTCGATGCGGGCGATGCGTCGGCGGCCGCCTCGACCTTGCAGGAGTACCTGTCCACGGGCGAGTGCGAGCAAGGCAACATTGGCACCCCGACCTTTTTGAAGCAGCGCCCCAACGGCACGTTCGACCTGGGGCTCTCGCTGTTTCGCATCGGCGAGGCCTTCGGCGGGCGCTTCGGCGACGAGGAGGCCGACGGAGGAAAGCCTTCGCCGCAGCGCGATGCGCAGATCGATTGCGCGCTCCGCATCGTGCGGGCCATCGCGGAGGATGAAACGACGCCCATCGACCTGCGCGCGCGCGCCCGCTACCTCGAGGGGAATCTGCTCTTCCTCGGCGGGCGTTACGAAGGGGCCGTGACCGCCTACAACCAAGCGCTCACGCTCGCACCGGGGCAAGTCGACGCCGGCGATCCCGTCGGCCGCGACGCCGCATGGAACCGAGCCATTGCGCTGCGCCGCATCGAGGACAAGAAAGACTCCGGCCCGCCCGATGGCGGCGGCGACAGCGGAGACTCCAACGACGACGGCGGGAAAAACCCGCCCGACTCGGGCAACCCCCCCGACTCCGGCCCGCCCGATGGCGGCGGCGACGGTGGAAAAGACGGCGGCGGCGACAGCGGCAACCCGAACCAAGGGAACGACGGTGGAGGCGGCGACAGCGGCAGCCCCGATGCATCGCCCAATCCGCCACCGCAATCGCCGGATGCGGGTGCACCTCCCCCGCCAACCAACGCGGATCAGGACGACCGGATCCTCGACCAACTCGAAAAAGCTCCCACTGTCCAACAGGAAGCCGCCAAGAAGATCCCGCATCGTGCGCGCATGCGGGGCGGCATGGAGGACAAATGA
- a CDS encoding OprO/OprP family phosphate-selective porin — protein MKFPGKYPQLLRATAVGAFAWFTLQPATLHAQVAPPPEKPAPEKKEHWYDKLKIRGYTQVRYNRLFESNDRLVNIQGDRSIGEGGGFFLRRARVVLYGDVHEQVSVYLQPDFASAINDQLNVTILRDWYADVFLDKQKELRVRVGQSKVPFGFENMQSSQNRVPFDRSDPINSAPKDERDIGIFVYYAPKAIRERFKYLVDSGLKGSGDYGVVALGVYNGQTANKRELNDEPHVIARAAYPFQIGKQIIELNLGGYTGKYYVGKDKDVGGPNEIRDVRAYGAFILYPQPIGLQVEYNIGRGPEYDSANKRVKQDWLSGGYALATLKLGNVIPYVRVSMYDGGRKFETNSPLYKVREVEAGIEWQVVKALELTVAYNEAERTFPEKPYPQESGRFLRLQCQFNY, from the coding sequence GTGAAATTCCCTGGAAAATACCCTCAGCTCCTCCGCGCGACCGCCGTTGGCGCGTTCGCATGGTTCACCCTTCAGCCCGCAACGCTGCACGCCCAAGTGGCACCGCCTCCGGAGAAGCCCGCCCCGGAGAAGAAAGAGCACTGGTACGACAAGCTCAAAATTCGGGGGTACACGCAAGTTCGGTACAACCGCCTTTTCGAATCCAACGATCGGCTGGTGAACATTCAAGGCGATCGCTCCATCGGTGAAGGGGGCGGATTCTTTCTTCGACGTGCCCGCGTGGTCCTTTACGGAGATGTGCACGAGCAGGTCTCCGTCTACCTGCAGCCGGATTTTGCTTCGGCCATCAACGACCAGCTCAATGTAACGATTCTCCGCGACTGGTATGCCGATGTCTTTCTCGACAAGCAGAAAGAGCTTCGCGTTCGGGTCGGGCAATCCAAGGTGCCATTTGGCTTCGAGAACATGCAATCGAGCCAGAATCGGGTTCCGTTCGATCGATCCGATCCCATCAACAGCGCACCCAAGGACGAGCGGGATATCGGCATCTTCGTTTATTATGCGCCGAAGGCGATTCGTGAGCGCTTCAAGTACCTCGTCGACAGCGGCCTCAAAGGCTCTGGCGACTATGGCGTGGTTGCCCTCGGTGTCTACAACGGGCAGACGGCGAACAAGAGAGAATTGAACGATGAGCCCCACGTCATCGCGCGGGCCGCGTATCCGTTCCAAATCGGAAAACAGATCATCGAGCTCAATCTCGGCGGGTACACCGGCAAATACTATGTCGGAAAGGACAAGGACGTCGGCGGTCCGAACGAAATTCGGGATGTTCGCGCCTACGGTGCCTTCATCCTGTACCCGCAGCCCATCGGCTTGCAGGTCGAATACAACATTGGCCGCGGTCCGGAGTACGACAGTGCCAACAAGCGCGTGAAACAGGATTGGCTCAGCGGCGGGTACGCGCTGGCCACTCTGAAGTTGGGAAACGTCATTCCCTACGTGCGGGTTTCCATGTACGACGGCGGACGGAAGTTCGAGACGAACTCGCCACTATACAAAGTTCGCGAGGTGGAAGCTGGCATCGAGTGGCAGGTCGTCAAGGCACTCGAGCTCACCGTGGCGTACAACGAGGCCGAGCGAACCTTTCCGGAAAAGCCGTATCCTCAAGAGAGCGGGCGGTTTCTTCGCCTGCAATGCCAATTCAATTACTAA
- a CDS encoding DUF427 domain-containing protein yields MAGNSGPGYAKHPEHRVEAQREAKRVRVTFQGEIIADTENAIRLEEGTYPAVYYVPREDVKMDRLVRTEHHTECPFKGKASYFSLGDAKKGELVENAVWTYEHPYDEVAVIKDHVAFYPNKVDAISIG; encoded by the coding sequence ATGGCGGGCAATAGCGGACCCGGGTATGCGAAGCATCCCGAGCATCGTGTGGAAGCGCAGCGTGAGGCGAAGCGTGTGCGTGTCACCTTCCAAGGCGAGATCATCGCTGACACCGAAAACGCGATCCGTCTCGAGGAGGGAACGTACCCTGCCGTCTATTACGTGCCCCGTGAGGACGTAAAGATGGACCGCCTCGTGCGCACGGAGCACCACACGGAGTGCCCCTTCAAGGGCAAGGCGTCGTACTTCAGTTTGGGCGACGCCAAAAAAGGCGAGCTCGTGGAGAACGCCGTCTGGACCTACGAGCACCCCTACGACGAGGTGGCCGTCATCAAGGACCACGTCGCGTTCTACCCAAACAAGGTCGACGCGATTTCAATCGGCTGA